One region of Flavobacterium sp. KACC 22763 genomic DNA includes:
- a CDS encoding CocE/NonD family hydrolase, translating to MKKSIALLLICFSFQIGTSQKIYFEKSNYKDSLTLSKSMPLLAKKILSLYKNPSRASYLDNYARIQAVAGDLKGMHQTFVTYSQEILGDSIANKPLGFIYKTYGNTALKEPKTKSDFEKVYTSEFYKLYNTFNPDGKSWAEGYYELKLSDIKNDFEEKLKLVQDNDSISLENAAQLCRQYSRYFILSKTLSIAQKIIAKIEADTYIIDRDIIITLPNGSTISATMVRLKNVSEPQPVVMKYNIYAGNEVSDCKEIANMGYVGFVANTRGKRLSNDPIEPYEHDGDDAYHILDWVSKQSWCNGKIGLYGGSYLGFSQWSAVKKVHPALKTIVPLVSVGAGIDFPMQNGIFMSYALKWIHLVANTKLTDLNSFLNSKKWDEVFTQYYKTGASFRSLDKIEGNPSPLFQRWLEHPAYDSYWQNMTPQKEAFANINIPILSTTGYYDDDQLGAMYYYNQYQKYNKSDNYYLIIGPYDHGGSQGAPRKELGGYTIDEVANIPINAIIFQWFDHILKGAKRPEILKDKVNFEIMGKNEWKSVSSLDKMHNENLTFYLSKSNSKYSLQKTAPKKAVSINQTVDLKDRSEINIYNDDYVNGFPKLIDSIFKPEKHLLVFESDPLENSTIISGSLKTSLKISTNKKDIDVEIQLYEKTAKGQYFALTNNLQRASFAKDRTKRQLLTPNKIETIDIEQTFIISKELEKGSSIIIVLGANKNPNWEVNYGTGKNVSDETIDDAKEPLQIKWYSDSTITIPILKL from the coding sequence ATGAAAAAAAGCATTGCTCTATTATTAATTTGTTTTTCCTTTCAAATAGGAACTTCACAAAAAATCTATTTCGAAAAAAGCAACTACAAAGACAGTTTAACTCTCAGCAAAAGCATGCCTCTTCTTGCCAAAAAGATACTGTCACTTTATAAAAATCCCAGCAGAGCTTCCTATTTAGATAATTATGCCAGGATACAAGCCGTTGCGGGAGATTTAAAAGGAATGCATCAGACTTTTGTAACCTATTCGCAGGAAATTTTAGGAGACAGTATTGCCAACAAGCCTCTAGGGTTCATTTATAAAACTTATGGAAATACAGCCTTAAAAGAGCCCAAAACAAAATCTGATTTTGAAAAAGTCTATACATCTGAGTTTTACAAATTATACAATACTTTCAATCCAGATGGAAAAAGCTGGGCCGAAGGGTATTATGAATTAAAACTTTCCGACATTAAAAATGATTTTGAAGAAAAGCTTAAACTTGTTCAAGATAATGACAGCATTAGCTTAGAAAATGCTGCACAATTATGCCGACAATATTCACGCTATTTTATTTTAAGCAAAACTCTTTCAATTGCTCAGAAAATAATTGCAAAAATTGAAGCTGATACTTATATAATAGACCGCGATATCATTATTACATTGCCAAACGGAAGCACAATTTCTGCCACTATGGTCAGACTTAAAAATGTATCCGAACCGCAGCCTGTTGTAATGAAATATAATATCTATGCAGGAAACGAAGTTAGCGACTGCAAAGAAATTGCGAATATGGGTTATGTGGGTTTTGTTGCCAATACACGAGGCAAACGTTTAAGCAATGATCCAATAGAACCTTACGAACATGATGGCGATGATGCCTATCATATTCTGGACTGGGTTAGCAAACAGTCGTGGTGTAATGGTAAAATTGGATTATACGGCGGCAGTTATTTAGGTTTTAGCCAATGGAGCGCTGTAAAAAAAGTGCACCCTGCTTTAAAAACAATTGTACCGTTAGTTTCTGTTGGTGCCGGAATTGATTTTCCGATGCAAAACGGCATTTTTATGAGTTATGCATTAAAGTGGATTCATCTGGTTGCCAATACAAAACTAACCGATCTCAACAGCTTTTTGAACAGCAAAAAATGGGATGAAGTTTTTACTCAGTACTATAAAACTGGAGCGAGTTTTCGTTCTTTAGACAAAATTGAAGGCAATCCTTCTCCTTTATTTCAAAGATGGCTAGAGCATCCTGCTTACGATAGCTATTGGCAGAATATGACACCTCAAAAAGAAGCATTTGCTAATATTAATATTCCAATTTTAAGCACAACAGGCTATTATGATGATGATCAGCTTGGAGCAATGTACTATTACAATCAGTATCAAAAATACAATAAAAGTGATAATTATTATCTCATAATCGGGCCTTACGATCATGGCGGTTCGCAAGGAGCTCCTCGAAAAGAATTAGGCGGTTATACCATCGATGAAGTAGCAAATATTCCAATTAATGCCATTATTTTTCAATGGTTTGATCATATTTTGAAAGGTGCAAAACGTCCTGAAATTTTGAAGGATAAAGTAAACTTTGAAATTATGGGTAAAAATGAGTGGAAAAGCGTTTCTTCTTTAGACAAAATGCACAATGAAAACCTAACCTTTTATTTAAGCAAAAGCAATTCGAAATATTCATTACAAAAAACAGCTCCAAAAAAGGCCGTTTCTATTAATCAAACTGTTGATTTGAAAGATCGATCTGAAATTAATATTTATAATGATGATTATGTAAATGGTTTCCCTAAATTAATAGATTCGATTTTTAAACCCGAAAAACATCTATTGGTTTTTGAAAGTGATCCTCTTGAAAATTCAACCATAATCAGCGGTTCATTAAAAACATCGTTAAAAATAAGCACCAACAAAAAAGACATTGATGTCGAAATACAGCTTTACGAAAAAACAGCAAAAGGTCAATATTTTGCTTTAACCAACAATTTACAAAGAGCTAGTTTTGCAAAAGACAGAACCAAAAGGCAATTATTGACTCCTAATAAAATAGAAACAATTGACATTGAACAAACTTTTATAATTTCAAAAGAATTAGAAAAAGGAAGTTCAATTATAATCGTATTAGGAGCCAATAAAAACCCAAACTGGGAAGTTAACTACGGTACTGGTAAAAATGTTAGCGACGAAACCATTGACGATGCGAAAGAACCTTTACAAATAAAATGGTATTCTGACAGTACCATTACAATTCCAATTTTAAAATTGTAG
- a CDS encoding AraC family transcriptional regulator, with protein sequence MKINATLLTSETPIIKIQIGDKYYPKSILTEENVNIQNGDSEKIISHHLITEGLVLLDTQMYYSEPRTVTFEIDEESVVMNFIYSSNVETHIDQLESEKYSKKNTHNIFYTNSFKATFNIPPFTEINYLSIILSKEFYYNIINEDWQLHEKFSKKILDKQSSYLTSKYLPFTPAIQWVTSEIKNCAREGVLKRIYIESKIKELLIHQLETLIIKPLEAENINEEDYSKLLEAKKILEDDYRNTPTLPELSRLISLNEFKLKKGFKACFGTTVKSYIIKLRMEHAKELFQNKKATVSEAAYKCGYKDVSHFSAAFKSYYGFSPQKFKINTDIIQFWLIGFSLLW encoded by the coding sequence TTGAAAATCAACGCCACCCTTTTAACGTCAGAAACACCTATAATTAAAATTCAAATTGGAGATAAATATTATCCAAAAAGCATTTTAACCGAAGAAAATGTCAACATTCAAAATGGAGATTCAGAAAAAATAATAAGCCATCATCTTATAACCGAAGGATTAGTTCTACTTGATACTCAGATGTATTATTCAGAGCCAAGAACCGTAACATTTGAGATTGATGAAGAATCGGTTGTGATGAATTTTATCTACAGCAGCAATGTAGAAACCCATATTGACCAATTGGAAAGCGAAAAATATTCTAAAAAAAACACGCATAATATTTTCTACACTAATAGTTTTAAAGCAACGTTTAACATTCCGCCTTTTACAGAAATCAATTATTTGTCAATTATTCTTTCTAAAGAGTTTTATTATAACATCATAAATGAAGACTGGCAGTTGCACGAAAAATTTTCAAAGAAAATCCTTGACAAACAATCCAGTTATTTAACATCAAAATATCTTCCTTTTACACCTGCTATTCAATGGGTAACGTCTGAAATTAAAAACTGTGCTCGCGAAGGTGTTCTGAAAAGAATTTATATCGAAAGTAAAATTAAAGAACTTCTTATTCATCAGCTTGAGACATTAATTATCAAACCTTTAGAAGCAGAAAACATAAACGAAGAAGATTATAGCAAGCTTTTAGAAGCAAAAAAAATACTAGAAGACGATTATAGAAACACGCCTACTCTACCTGAACTTTCGAGACTTATTTCGCTAAACGAGTTTAAACTAAAAAAAGGCTTTAAAGCTTGCTTTGGAACCACTGTCAAAAGTTATATCATTAAACTGAGAATGGAACATGCCAAAGAATTATTTCAAAACAAAAAAGCTACAGTAAGCGAAGCGGCATATAAGTGCGGATACAAAGACGTTTCGCATTTTTCGGCGGCTTTTAAAAGCTATTACGGATTTTCACCTCAAAAGTTCAAAATCAATACCGATATTATTCAGTTCTGGCTGATTGGCTTTTCATTATTGTGGTAA
- a CDS encoding SDR family oxidoreductase — MVVNTKIALVTGGSRGLGKNMAIAIAKKGLDVIITYNSKKEEADAVVSEIESLGQKAAALQLNVAESGTFDAFFEEVKSVLKSTFKTDKFDFLVNNAGIGIHNSFVGTTEAEFDQLTNIQFKGPFFLTQKGLNVMNDGGGIVNISTGLARFSFPGYAAYASMKGAMETLTRYQAKELGARKIRANIVAPGAIETDFGGGVVRDNEQMNQQIASVTALGRVGLPDDIGGVVAFLCTEDARWVNAQRIEVSGGMML, encoded by the coding sequence ATGGTAGTAAATACAAAAATAGCTCTAGTTACAGGTGGTAGCAGAGGTTTAGGAAAAAATATGGCAATAGCGATTGCAAAAAAAGGATTGGATGTAATTATTACATACAACAGTAAAAAAGAAGAAGCTGATGCCGTAGTTTCAGAAATTGAAAGTTTAGGTCAAAAAGCAGCGGCATTACAATTAAATGTAGCAGAATCAGGAACTTTTGATGCTTTCTTTGAAGAAGTAAAATCGGTTCTAAAAAGCACTTTTAAAACAGACAAATTTGATTTTTTAGTAAATAATGCAGGAATCGGAATTCACAATTCATTTGTCGGAACAACTGAAGCAGAATTTGATCAGTTGACTAATATTCAATTCAAAGGACCTTTTTTCTTGACTCAAAAAGGATTAAACGTAATGAATGACGGTGGCGGAATCGTAAACATCTCAACAGGTTTAGCAAGATTCTCTTTCCCAGGTTATGCGGCTTATGCTTCTATGAAAGGTGCAATGGAAACTTTAACCAGATATCAGGCAAAAGAATTGGGCGCAAGAAAAATTAGAGCCAATATCGTAGCCCCAGGCGCTATTGAAACTGATTTCGGTGGCGGAGTTGTTCGCGATAATGAACAAATGAATCAGCAGATTGCTTCTGTGACTGCTTTAGGAAGAGTTGGATTACCAGATGATATTGGCGGTGTTGTAGCCTTTTTATGTACTGAAGATGCGCGCTGGGTAAATGCACAACGAATCGAAGTTTCTGGTGGAATGATGCTTTAA
- a CDS encoding SDR family oxidoreductase, which produces MKLSDNKILITGGASGIGLGLAERFIQENNTVIICGRRESVLNDVKAKFPSVITKVCDLSIKQERIALFEWIKENHPDLNVLINNAGIQNWMNITDADFYENMKNELATNIEAPLHLTSLFIQLPSLKTVMNVTSGLAFSPFAKVPVYSATKAFFRSFTISLRHLLKEKNIEVVEIIPPALNTDLGGIGLHDAYPSVSSFIESIFEQLKEGRQELTFGTSETRLNASAEELRNHFKLMHP; this is translated from the coding sequence ATGAAATTATCAGACAACAAAATTTTAATAACTGGCGGTGCAAGCGGTATCGGACTTGGACTTGCCGAACGATTTATTCAGGAAAACAATACCGTAATTATCTGCGGAAGAAGAGAATCGGTTTTAAACGACGTAAAAGCAAAATTTCCTTCGGTTATAACCAAAGTTTGCGACTTGTCTATAAAACAGGAACGAATCGCGCTTTTTGAATGGATTAAGGAAAATCATCCTGATTTAAACGTTTTAATCAATAATGCAGGAATTCAAAATTGGATGAATATAACAGATGCCGATTTTTATGAAAACATGAAAAATGAACTTGCAACAAATATCGAAGCGCCTTTGCATTTAACTTCATTATTTATTCAGTTGCCTTCTCTTAAAACCGTAATGAATGTAACTTCTGGATTAGCATTTTCTCCTTTTGCAAAAGTTCCGGTTTATTCGGCTACAAAAGCCTTTTTCAGATCTTTTACAATTTCACTTCGTCATTTATTAAAAGAAAAAAATATTGAAGTAGTAGAAATTATTCCGCCAGCATTAAATACCGATTTGGGCGGAATTGGTCTTCACGATGCATACCCAAGCGTAAGCAGTTTTATCGAATCTATTTTCGAACAATTAAAAGAAGGCAGACAAGAACTAACTTTCGGAACCAGCGAAACAAGATTAAACGCAAGCGCAGAAGAGTTGAGAAATCATTTTAAACTGATGCATCCTTAA
- a CDS encoding 2'-5' RNA ligase family protein, whose protein sequence is MEKTYSIVFYSNTLVEPVKKLKDFLKSKINWYNSCNSEAHITICEFTIEESEFDLIKQKLSKISDTFTPFQVSLDHFDSFQNSGAFFIGVNEGSKNNLVPIMKKIHETFKFLKLKKSDNPHLSIGRRLTPENLKIASELFTTIDLQFECNEIVLREFDPKVKQFFVIDAFPFGSNPEPQFVQGSLF, encoded by the coding sequence ATGGAAAAAACCTATTCAATTGTCTTTTATTCTAACACGCTGGTTGAACCCGTTAAGAAATTGAAAGACTTTTTAAAAAGCAAAATCAATTGGTACAACAGCTGCAATTCTGAAGCACATATTACGATTTGTGAGTTTACAATTGAGGAATCTGAGTTCGATTTAATCAAACAAAAGCTTTCTAAAATTTCAGATACTTTTACGCCTTTCCAAGTATCGTTAGACCATTTTGATTCTTTTCAAAATAGCGGTGCTTTTTTTATTGGAGTAAATGAAGGTTCTAAAAATAATCTAGTGCCAATCATGAAAAAGATTCATGAAACCTTCAAGTTTTTAAAACTCAAAAAAAGTGATAATCCGCACCTGTCGATTGGACGACGATTAACTCCAGAAAACCTTAAAATCGCTTCTGAACTTTTTACCACAATTGATCTTCAATTTGAATGTAATGAAATTGTTTTAAGGGAATTTGATCCCAAAGTAAAACAGTTTTTTGTGATTGATGCTTTTCCTTTTGGAAGCAATCCAGAGCCTCAATTTGTGCAGGGAAGTTTATTTTAA
- a CDS encoding helix-turn-helix domain-containing protein yields the protein MKSLDSFYKDITEGSTVDPTSLLPNDIQKEIGHFNVFDIKELLERMKGKPGMPYDRRAYYKISLIRGHNKAEYADKVIEIEKQGLLFATPKIPYNYLPQDTNQGGQFCVFTSEFLSKSKSGIDLDELPIFASDGYPIFQLSDEEVSEVELIFNKIQKEINSDYIYKYDLIRNYVAELIHFGQKLQPITALYSKHNSAARVSSLFAELLERQFPIESPNQRLELRTAKDFAERLSVHVNHLNKVLKENTGKTTTELITNRLTNEAKILLKQTDWNISEIAYSLGFEELAHFSNFFKKQTSYTPIAFRS from the coding sequence ATGAAATCCCTAGATTCATTTTACAAAGATATTACCGAAGGTTCAACTGTTGATCCAACTTCCTTATTGCCAAACGACATTCAGAAAGAAATCGGCCATTTTAATGTTTTTGATATAAAAGAACTTTTGGAGCGCATGAAAGGAAAACCCGGAATGCCTTACGACAGAAGAGCTTATTACAAAATAAGTTTAATTAGAGGTCACAACAAAGCAGAATACGCCGATAAAGTAATCGAAATCGAAAAACAAGGATTGTTATTTGCAACACCAAAAATTCCCTACAATTATTTACCGCAAGACACCAATCAAGGCGGTCAGTTTTGCGTATTTACAAGCGAATTTTTATCTAAAAGCAAAAGCGGAATCGATCTAGATGAACTTCCTATTTTTGCATCAGACGGCTATCCGATTTTTCAGCTTTCTGACGAAGAAGTTTCAGAAGTAGAATTGATTTTCAATAAAATACAAAAAGAAATTAACTCTGATTATATTTATAAATACGATTTAATTCGAAATTATGTTGCTGAGCTGATTCACTTTGGACAAAAATTACAACCTATTACAGCTTTATATTCGAAACACAATTCGGCAGCAAGAGTTTCATCTTTATTTGCTGAATTATTAGAAAGACAATTTCCTATAGAATCACCAAATCAAAGATTAGAACTGAGAACCGCAAAAGATTTTGCGGAAAGATTATCCGTTCATGTGAATCATTTAAATAAGGTTTTAAAAGAAAACACCGGAAAGACCACAACAGAATTAATTACAAACCGATTAACAAACGAAGCCAAAATACTTTTAAAGCAAACCGATTGGAATATTTCTGAAATCGCCTATTCACTTGGTTTTGAAGAATTAGCCCATTTTTCAAACTTCTTTAAAAAACAAACTTCTTACACGCCGATTGCTTTTAGGAGTTAG